Within the Dehalococcoidales bacterium genome, the region CATCCCGCTGAGAATCAAATGGACGTGAAGCAGTTGCAGGGTCAGGGTTGCGGGTAAGAGCTCCCGCCTGGGCAAAGCCGGCCACCCCAAGGGGGGTTATAGCGGCATCAGTACCGCCGGCTAGGGCTGCCTTGAGTTCTCCATGCTTTACCATTTTATAAGCGATTCCGAGTGCGTCGGTACCGGTTGAACAGGCAGATACCAGGCTCAGGTTAAAACCGCGTATTCCTGTTTCAATTGATACCCGGCCGGTAGCATTATCGGCAATCATCATTGGTACGATAAAGGGGCTGACCCGCATTGGTCCGCGAGAATTTAACACTGAAACCTGTTCTTCCATGGAGTGGGTACCGCCGATGCCGGTACCAATAAGAATGCCTATTTCGTAACGGTTTTCATCATCTATCACCAGGCCGGCTTGTTCTATTGCCTGTCTGGAAGCAGTGATAGCGAACTGTGCAAAGCGATCGGTGTATCTGGCGGTTTTAGGATCCATATAATTTACTGGATCAAAGTTTTTAACTTCTCCGGCAACTTTTACCGGGAAAGTAGAGGTATCAAAGCATTGAATAGTATCAATCCCGTTGACGGAGGAAATGAGGTTGTGCCAGGTTTGGTCGGCGGTGATACCAAGAGGGCTGACTGCCCCGTATCCGGTTACAACAACTCTGTTAGTCATGCTAAGTGCTCATTTTAGATTGTATGAGTTCGGCAACTTCGCCGACTTTGGTCAGTTTGGCCAGTTCCTCGTCCGGCAGGGTTATACCGAAACTGTCTTCCATGGCCAGGCTGAGTTCAACCATACTGAGAGAATCCATTTCGAGGTCACCAATAAAAGTGGAATCAGGGGTAATTTTAGCTTCATCGATTCCGGGGTTTACCTTGCAGATAGCCTTTTTGAGTTCTGCGTGAATGTCCATTGCACCGTCCTTAATAATAGATTACATAAATCAAGGAGTGCCAAAAAGCTGTATAGAAGTTTGTTAAATATATAAGAGGCTCGGGATTAGATCCAGCCTTTGCAAATCCTTGTTAAGCGGTGCTAGTATAAGGATCCTAAAAAAAGTTGTCAAATACTAATATAAATGGAGCCTGCCCTGATGATAATCGCTGTCGACGCCAGTGGAGGTGATTATGCCCCGCATGAAATTGTAAAAGGAGCCGCTTCGGCTGCTAATGAATATAACGTACCCATAGCTTTGCTTGGTAATAAAAATATTCTTAGCAGGCTGGTACAAAAGTACGAGAAAAAAACCAACCTCCTTGTAATAGATGCTCCACAGATAATAACTTGTAACGAACAGCCGGTACAGGCATTAAAAACAAAGCCGCATTCTTCAATCGTGGTAGGAATGCATATGGTTAAAGAAGGAAAAGCTTCTGCATTTGTTTCTGCCGGTTCCACCGGAGCAGTCCTGGCTGCAAGCTATATGATGCTTGGCAGGCTGCCAAATATACAGAGACCTACATTGGCTACGGTGATTGCGGTTAATCCAGAGCATCCTTTTTTATTGATAGATGCTGGCGCTAATGCTGAT harbors:
- a CDS encoding beta-ketoacyl synthase N-terminal-like domain-containing protein, which produces MTNRVVVTGYGAVSPLGITADQTWHNLISSVNGIDTIQCFDTSTFPVKVAGEVKNFDPVNYMDPKTARYTDRFAQFAITASRQAIEQAGLVIDDENRYEIGILIGTGIGGTHSMEEQVSVLNSRGPMRVSPFIVPMMIADNATGRVSIETGIRGFNLSLVSACSTGTDALGIAYKMVKHGELKAALAGGTDAAITPLGVAGFAQAGALTRNPDPATASRPFDSQRDGFVIGEGSGVLVLESLEYALERGAPILAEIVGYGATSDAFHITQPLASGESAVRAIQIALKDVGFEGIGNR
- a CDS encoding acyl carrier protein; its protein translation is MDIHAELKKAICKVNPGIDEAKITPDSTFIGDLEMDSLSMVELSLAMEDSFGITLPDEELAKLTKVGEVAELIQSKMST